In Jeotgalibaca arthritidis, a single genomic region encodes these proteins:
- a CDS encoding DUF4230 domain-containing protein: MKKTIITLILGMLVGFVGLFAINSSDWLNISANHESKSELVREQLSEIQELTTLKYEYSNVIISRTDKSLSVLGSDFSFAEAIKLISYSGYLKAGTDLSKLDVKVDSDERVVVTLDQSIITDNVVEVDKTRVEDIEGELFSDYPSQLIFDEINKEREKIEMDKIEAGILEEADQQAKEMITNLLRASGYQTVEVKFR, translated from the coding sequence ATGAAAAAAACAATTATCACGTTAATTTTGGGTATGTTAGTCGGATTTGTTGGTTTATTTGCAATTAATTCGTCAGACTGGCTTAATATCAGCGCTAACCACGAATCAAAAAGTGAACTAGTAAGAGAGCAATTAAGCGAGATACAAGAATTGACGACATTAAAATATGAATACAGCAATGTGATTATTAGCCGTACTGATAAATCCTTATCTGTTTTAGGGTCTGATTTTTCTTTTGCAGAAGCGATTAAATTAATTAGTTATAGCGGGTATTTAAAAGCTGGAACAGATTTATCGAAACTTGATGTAAAAGTTGACAGCGATGAACGGGTTGTCGTTACGTTAGATCAGTCAATCATTACTGATAATGTGGTCGAGGTAGATAAAACACGTGTTGAAGATATAGAGGGTGAATTATTTTCTGATTATCCATCACAGCTTATTTTTGATGAAATCAACAAAGAACGTGAAAAGATAGAAATGGATAAAATAGAAGCAGGTATACTAGAAGAAGCAGACCAACAAGCAAAAGAGATGATAACTAATTTACTTCGTGCTAGTGGTTACCAGACTGTTGAGGTTAAATTCCGCTAA